One genomic segment of Ctenopharyngodon idella isolate HZGC_01 chromosome 7, HZGC01, whole genome shotgun sequence includes these proteins:
- the tshz3b gene encoding teashirt homolog 3b gives MPRRKQQAPRRSAAYVPEELKEAALLDEDVEGEDSAVEEEPAMKYVCQDKDLLLKDRPGFHDSPPADFSSHEMDSESHLSESSDRMSDFESASVKNEEDSSAKEPLTSLSSTSSMMMTTTATPSSEEATQLGPDSLEQMKAIYTSFLTNSYWSSLNLNMSQQPAEKPPRSHSSSSSSSSSSSSCGSGGYDWHQTAMAKTLQNVSQNQSRLLHPASEPNLFSTVQLYRQSTKLYGSIFTGASKFRCKDCSAAYDTLVELTVHMNETGHYRDDNHETDSEGAKRWSKPRKRSLLEMEGKEDAQKVLKCMYCGHSFESLQDLSVHMIKTKHYQKVPLKEPVTPVAAKIISSARKRAPIELELPSSPDSNGGTPKPSLSDPNDLLQKTPNPYITPNNRYGHQNGASYAWQFESRKSQILKCMECGSSHDTLQELTAHMMVTGHFIKVTNSAIKKGKPIMESMSTTAPNTVPTNEDKVQSVPLAATAFSPPPPAPPPPSISPAITPMEIKKEEKEVECTKETNNSKDKKATESETDEKFEVSSKYPYLTEEDLEESPKGGFDILKSLENTVTSAINKAQNGTPSWGGYPSIHAAYQLPNIMKLSLRNSGKSSPLKYMFSGEEILSPTKSHPLISPPSCQTSPLPKNNFHAMEELVKKVTEKVAKVEEKMRDPGARSSPLRRTTPSPCSSDAGESARGESPKERRGAKTPETNGGGNTHKDSNGDALTKESLENGTDHVVKTPVSTLCSSTAIITDHPPEQPFVNPLSALQSVMNVHLGKAAKPALPSLDPMSMLFKMSNSLAEKAAVAASTPSQTKKSNEHLDRYFYHINNDQPIDLTKGKSDKSNSLGSAALSSSTSTPTSISPSSTITMAKASSAVVSFMSNSPLRENALSDISDMLRNLTESHASKSSTPTSLSERSDIDASTPEESEEISPAQKRKGRQSNWNPQHLLILQAQFASSLRQTGDGKYIMSDLSPQERMHISRFTGLSMTTISHWLANVKYQLRRTGGTKFLKNLDSGHPVFFCSDCASQIRSPSTYVSHLESHLGFRLRDLAKLSGEHLISQISRHTKGLSEKLLSAQAHSLAHSIQNPSPHSLSPSPSPDEEANGTSYQCKLCNRTFASKHAVKLHLSKTHGKSPEDHLMYVSELEKP, from the coding sequence CATATGTCCCAGAGGAGCTAAAGGAGGCTGCCTTACTAGATGAGGATGTTGAGGGAGAGGATTCCGCTGTGGAGGAGGAACCTGCCATGAAGTATGTGTGCCAGGACAAGGACTTACTCCTTAAAGACAGGCCAGGCTTTCATGACTCTCCACCAGCCGATTTCTCCAGCCATGAGATGGATAGCGAGTCACACCTGAGTGAATCCAGTGACCGCATGTCAGACTTTGAGAGTGCCTCAGTGAAGAATGAAGAAGATAGCTCAGCCAAGGAGCCCCTCACCTCTCTTTCTTCAACTTCATCAATGATGATGACAACAACGGCCACACCAAGCAGTGAGGAGGCGACACAGTTAGGGCCAGACAGCCTGGAGCAGATGAAAGCTATCTACACTAGCTTCCTGACCAACTCTTACTGGTCATCGCTGAACTTGAATATGTCTCAGCAACCAGCAGAAAAGCCCCCACGTAGCCAcagtagtagcagcagcagtagtagcagcagcagtagcTGTGGTAGTGGCGGTTATGACTGGCACCAGACAGCCATGGCCAAGACCTTGCAGAATGTTTCACAGAACCAGAGTAGGCTGCTGCACCCAGCCTCTGAGCCAAACCTCTTCAGTACTGTGCAGCTTTATCGGCAGAGCACCAAACTTTATGGTTCCATCTTCACTGGTGCAAGCAAGTTCCGGTGCAAAGACTGCAGTGCCGCCTATGACACTCTGGTCGAGCTCACCGTGCACATGAATGAGACGGGCCACTACCGGGATGACAACCATGAGACAGACAGTGAAGGTGCCAAGCGCTGGTCAAAGCCTCGCAAGCGTTCCCTCCTGGAGATGGAAGGAAAAGAGGATGCCCAGAAAGTTCTTAAGTGCATGTACTGTGGACATTCCTTTGAGTCACTGCAGGACCTTAGTGTTCACATGATCAAGACAAAACACTACCAGAAAGTGCCTCTTAAGGAACCTGTAACTCCTGTGGCAGCCAAGATTATCTCCTCAGCTCGTAAAAGAGCCCCTATTGAGCTAGAACTCCCCAGCTCACCAGATTCCAATGGCGGCACCCCCAAGCCTTCTTTATCTGACCCCAATGACCTTCTACAAAAGACCCCAAATCCCTACATCACACCCAACAATCGGTATGGACATCAGAACGGTGCAAGTTATGCGTGGCAGTTTGAGTCACGGAAATCCCAGATCCTGAAATGCATGGAGTGTGGAAGTTCGCATGACACACTGCAGGAGCTGACGGCCCATATGATGGTCACAGGACACTTCATCAAGGTCACTAACTCTGCCATCAAGAAAGGCAAACCTATCATGGAGTCAATGTCCACAACAGCTCCTAACACCGTACCTACCAATGAAGACAAGGTACAGTCAGTGCCACTGGCTGCCACCGCATTTTCTCCACCACCACCTGCACCTCCTCCCCCTAGTATCTCCCCTGCCATCACACCCATGGAGATCAAAAAGGAGGAGAAGGAAGTGGAGTGTACCAAGGAGACAAATAATAGCAAAGACAAGAAGGCAACAGAAAGCGAAACCGACGAGAAGTTTGAAGTTTCGTCCAAATACCCATATTTGACAGAAGAAGATCTTGAAGAAAGCCCTAAGGGGGGGTTTGACATATTAAAGTCTCTTGAGAATACAGTAACATCTGCCATCAACAAAGCACAGAATGGCACACCCAGCTGGGGAGGCTACCCCAGTATTCACGCTGCCTACCAGCTTCCCAACATTATGAAACTGTCCCTGCGCAACTCAGGGAAAAGTTCTCCTCTGAAGTATATGTTTTCTGGAGAAGAGATCCTGTCTCCTACTAAAAGCCATCCTCTTATTTCTCCACCTAGTTGCCAAACATCCCCTTTGCCCAAAAACAACTTCCATGCCATGGAGGAGCTAGTCAAAAAAGTCACAGAAAAAGTGGCCAAAGTAGAGGAGAAAATGAGGGATCCTGGAGCCAGGTCCTCCCCGCTTAGACGAACCACACCTTCTCCTTGCAGTAGCGATGCAGGGGAATCTGCCAGAGGGGAGTCCCCCAAGGAAAGGAGAGGAGCCAAAACCCCTGAGACTAATGGGGGTGGAAATACTCACAAAGATTCAAATGGTGACGCTCTCACAAAAGAGTCTTTGGAGAATGGCACTGACCATGTTGTCAAAACCCCTGTGTCTACCTTATGCAGCAGCACTGCTATTATAACCGACCATCCTCCAGAGCAGCCATTTGTCAACCCTTTAAGTGCGCTTCAGTCTGTCATGAATGTTCACCTAGGCAAAGCTGCCAAACCTGCCCTGCCATCTCTTGACCCCATGAGCATGCTCTTCAAGATGAGCAACAGCCTGGCAGAGAAGGCAGCTGTAGCTGCCTCCACTCCATCTCAGACCAAAAAATCCAATGAACATCTAGACCGCTATTTCTACCACATCAACAATGACCAGCCTATTGATCTGACCAAAGGAAAGAGCGATAAGAGCAACTCCCTGGGATCTGCTGCCCTGTCCTCCTCCACCTCAACTCCCACCTCAATTTCACCATCATCAACCATCACCATGGCCAAAGCCTCATCTGCTGTGGTTTCCTTCATGTCCAACTCACCTCTGCGCGAAAATGCCCTTTCCGACATCTCTGATATGCTGCGCAACCTAACAGAGAGCCATGCGTCCAAATCCTCAACACCAACAAGTCTTTCAGAGCGCTCGGATATAGACGCATCGACTCCAGAGGAATCAGAGGAGATCTCTCCTGCTCAGAAACGAAAGGGGCGTCAGTCCAACTGGAATCCTCAGCATCTACTTATCCTTCAGGCACAGTTTGCCTCCAGTTTGCGGCAAACGGGTGACGGCAAGTACATTATGTCAGATCTCAGTCCACAGGAGCGCATGCATATTTCTCGCTTTACTGGCCTCTCAATGACCACCATTAGTCACTGGCTGGCAAACGTCAAATACCAGCTGAGGCGGACAGGTGGCACAAAGTTCTTGAAAAATCTAGACTCTGGCCACCCTGTCTTCTTCTGCAGTGACTGTGCATCACAGATCCGTTCCCCCTCTACCTACGTCAGCCATCTTGAGTCACATCTGGGCTTCCGGCTCAGGGACTTGGCTAAGTTGTCTGGAGAGCATCTTATTAGCCAGATTTCACGCCACACCAAGGGGCTCTCTGAGAAACTGCTTTCAGCCCAAGCACATTCTTTGGCCCATTCGATCCAAAATCCCAGTCCTCATTCACTTTCCCCCTCCCCTTCCCCAGATGAGGAGGCAAATGGCACCTCATATCAGTGTAAACTGTGTAACCGGACTTTTGCCAGCAAGCATGCTGTCAAGCTCCATCTGAGTAAGACCCATGGTAAATCCCCTGAGGACCATCTTATGTATGTTAGTGAACTTGAGAAACCTTAG